Genomic segment of Polycladomyces abyssicola:
TCCTGGTCCCCTGGTGTGGTATAGATGGCCGTTGTAGCGATGTTAGGGCGCCCGTCGGCAGTCATGTGCCCTGCCAACATGGCAATCACGTCGAGGGATACTCCCTTGACCGCTAATTCATGGCAAAAAGTGTGTCGCAATACATGGGGAGTACAATGTTCCAGCCCCGACCGTTGGCCATATTTTCGCACAACAAACTGAACGGCGCGAGGGGTTATCCGCTCAGACCTGGTGGAAACAAACAGCCAAGGACTTGAGGCAGGACGAACTTCCAACCACGATTCAAGCGCCATTCGGACGTCACGGTTCAGCGGTACCTCTCGCCATTTCCCACCCTTTCCTTGTCGAACGATCACTTTGCCTTTCCGTTCAGACATCTCCACGTCTTCCAGGCGCAGGAGGCACAATTCCTCAACTCGGAGTCCCGCATGCAGAAGTAAGTACACTATTGCGATGTCCCGCGGCTTTCGCCCTTGTTGAACGGCCCGGAGAAGAGCACGTTGCTCTTTACGATCTAGCCATCGGGGAGCCCTTCGACCCTGCTTGACAGGTCGGATGGCACCCCAGGGAGAATCCTTTAACATTTCTTGTTTCACAAGCCAATCGAAGTACCGTTTTAGTGCGATACGGGCCTTGTTAACTGTGGCTGGTTTGGATCGATTCAGGAGATACTGTTTATATTCTGTTGCGTCAATTGGGGTTACGTTCTCAGGGTCAAATCTTTCCTCTGTCGTCTCTTCAAACCACCGGATAAACTGATGAATCACTCCCTCGTATGTTTTCAGAGTTTTCCGTCTTCTTCCGTCCGATTTCAGGTCGAATAAAAAATTGGGAATCGTAGGATGCACAAACCGACCTCCTTTGAAAATCATTCTGCGACAAAAATTCAGAGGGATAATCTGCCCTTTGATCGGCGTTCTCTGACGGAACCTCCCTCGATTATATCGCAGAATGGAGTTTCTGCGATACGACTAGATGAAAGTGGGGAACTCGAAATGAAATCATGGAAAGAATGGACAAAAAAACTTAAGCGGGAAGTTTTCACGTTGTACTACGCTTATCAAGACCCCAGAACTCCCATTTGGACCAAAATTGTCATCACCATCGTCGTGGCTTATGCCTTTAGCCCAGTGGATTTGATACCTGATTTCATTCCGATTCTGGGCTACTTGGATGATTTGATCCTGTTACCCATAGGAATTGCATTCGCTATCAAGATCATTCCGATCCCTGTCCTCGAAGACAGCAGAAAAAAAGCGGATTCGATGCTACTCACGAAGAAACCTAAGAATTGGATCGCTGGGTCTATCATCGTTCTGGTGCGGTTAATTTTTATTGGCTGGTTGATCTATCTCATATATACATTTTTCTAACAGAAGGAACCTTTTCGGGTTGATTCTTATCTTTAGGCATCCATAACTTCATCTATCCAATAAATACAATCAATCTGGTATTACCCCTCCGATTTTCAATTTCCACGTCTCTTATTGCTCGTCTTTAGTATGAAATAAACACCCACCGAAATAATAGTCACTATCAACGCCGGTAAAAGAAATTGGTGAATGACTTGGTGGTATCGATACCAAGCGATGTCGAGGTATCGACCCAATACGATAAACACAACAGACCAGAGTGTCGCACTAATAAAATTGTAAATTGAAAATGCAACAAAAGACATCCTGTTGATGCCTGCCAAATAAGGAACCAACACACGTATACCCGCAATGAATTTGGAAAACAGTATGACTGGAATCCGATATTTTTTAAACTTAACCTCGGCTTTGTTCAATCGTTCATCGGTAATGCCCAAAAGCCTACCGTATCGAAGGATCACGGGACGTCCCAAAAACCGACCGATTCCGTAGGCAATAGAGGATCCGATCACGTTTCCCGAAATAGCCACTCCCAACAGAGGCAGCAACGAAAAAGTACCAATGGTCCACTCAATACCCGATAGTGTTAATATAGTTTCTCCAGGAAATGGGATACCGATCATTTCCAAAAGAAGAATGACGAAAATACCGCCGTAACCATAATGTTTAATCAGAGCATCTATCTGCATGTTTGATCCCTCCGTTTTACGGAGTGTCGACAGAAAATACATTGCAAATACCCTTGATCTACTCTTTATCTACTTCTTATCCGCTTTGTTAACTGTTTTCGAATCGGCTTGGCGTGCCCTTTAAAAGACGTACTTTGATTTATTGAAATACCGAAATAAAGCCAGTTTGATTGATTTAACAAGACTGTCATTCACGCAATTTTCTCCATCTCGGCAAAAAATGAAGAAAGCGGCCCTAGCCGCTTGACAGAAAAAACTTGTATAAGGTGTCACCAATACTGAACAACACCACTGTAGGTTATTATTTTAATATTCTGTTTATTATCCATCCGAACTTTTGATTTAGCTCCCCAGTCCTTTTTAAATGAAATCCCAACAGATCTGAAAATGATATGGGGAGGAGTTAACGCATGAAACGATTAATAGAATTGACCATGCAACGAGCGACGCTCATGGTGATTTGCATCGTACTCATTTTGGCATGGGGCGGAATTTCTGCTTATCAAATGCAACGAGATTATTTACCCAATATCAACAATACGACTTTGCTCATTTCGCTTAGAGCGCCTGGGATGCAAGCCGAGCAGATTAAGCAGGATCTTACTACACCGATTGTGGATGCTGTTCGCGCCTGTGACGGAATTCAAGATATTGAAACGAATTCTTATGATGGCGGTCTCTTGGTCAGTCTGTATTACCCGATGAATTTTGATATGGCCAAAGCGGAAAGCCAAGTGAAACAGGCATTGCAGTCCGCAGATTTGCCGGATGGTGTCAATCCGCCAGTTGTGACACGGGTGTCAACCAGTTCGTTTCCGATCTTAACTTATAGTTTGACGACCAACACCACCAAGATTGATGACTTGTCATTTCGCTCTACTATTGCGAATGATATAGCCAGAGAGTTAAAAACGGTGCCAGGAGTGGCCGATGTTCGCTTAACTGGAGCGGCCAACAATGGCTATGTAATCACGCTTCGGATGAAAGATTTGGCCAAAAACGGGGTCACAATCGATGATGTAACGAAATCGTTGACAGCAGCCAATGTTTTGTGGAGTGCCGGTAAAATCTCGAATGTAAAAGTAACAATTCCTATAAATATAGAAGGTTTGTCTTTGTTGAACAATATCCCGATCAAAAACAAGGACGGTAAAAGCGTCCCGCTGTCAGCCGTTGCGGATATTTCCAAATCGTTGACGGATGTAAAAACCGTTTCGCGTACCAACGGCAAGACTAGCATTATTCTAGATGTAATAAAAACCCCGTCTGCCAACATTACTGACGTAGCAGATCGAGTCAAAGAGCGTTTGCAGCATGATCTTCTTATCGCAAGCCACCAAATCCATGCCGATCTATTGTTGGATCGCGAACATGAATTAAATGCGGCATTGTGGGGTTTGGTTCGCGAAGGATTGCTCGGATGTTTATTTTCCATGTTGTGTGTGTTGTTCTTCTTCCGTAATGTGCGTTCCACGTTTATTATTGCAGTATCGTTGCCCGTTTCGCTGTTGGCTACAACTGCCTTGCTCAAATCCATGGGGTATACCCTCAACATCTTGACCGTTTCCGGTTTGATTGTGGCGATGGGACGGATTGTGGATGATTCTATCGTGATTTTGGACAACATTTACCGCCGGATGCAGGAAGCAAAAGGAGAATCGCGGTTGCACACCATAGCGCATGCCGTCTATGAGATGATTCCCGCGATTTTTGCTTCGACGGCGACGACGATTGCCGTTTATGTGCCGATTGCGATGGTTGGCGGGATCGTAAGCGCCTCCTTTTCCGGTTTTGCCTGGTCTGTCGTGATCGCGCTGATCGTCTCGTTCTTTGTGGCGATGTTGATCATCCCCACCTTTAGTTACATGAACTGGAGAAAGGTTGTGACCGAGACGGTCACACTGGAAAATGCGATGAAGCCTTTGCTCAACTTTGCTTTTGCCCACAAAAAGCTGACCATTTTCATTTCGCTTGTTGTTTTTGCGGCTGCTGTTCTTTATTCGGCGTTTTTACCGGTG
This window contains:
- a CDS encoding tyrosine-type recombinase/integrase; the encoded protein is MIFKGGRFVHPTIPNFLFDLKSDGRRRKTLKTYEGVIHQFIRWFEETTEERFDPENVTPIDATEYKQYLLNRSKPATVNKARIALKRYFDWLVKQEMLKDSPWGAIRPVKQGRRAPRWLDRKEQRALLRAVQQGRKPRDIAIVYLLLHAGLRVEELCLLRLEDVEMSERKGKVIVRQGKGGKWREVPLNRDVRMALESWLEVRPASSPWLFVSTRSERITPRAVQFVVRKYGQRSGLEHCTPHVLRHTFCHELAVKGVSLDVIAMLAGHMTADGRPNIATTAIYTTPGDQDLRRAVDQLSWE
- a CDS encoding DedA family protein, with amino-acid sequence MQIDALIKHYGYGGIFVILLLEMIGIPFPGETILTLSGIEWTIGTFSLLPLLGVAISGNVIGSSIAYGIGRFLGRPVILRYGRLLGITDERLNKAEVKFKKYRIPVILFSKFIAGIRVLVPYLAGINRMSFVAFSIYNFISATLWSVVFIVLGRYLDIAWYRYHQVIHQFLLPALIVTIISVGVYFILKTSNKRRGN
- a CDS encoding YkvA family protein — protein: MHKPTSFENHSATKIQRDNLPFDRRSLTEPPSIISQNGVSAIRLDESGELEMKSWKEWTKKLKREVFTLYYAYQDPRTPIWTKIVITIVVAYAFSPVDLIPDFIPILGYLDDLILLPIGIAFAIKIIPIPVLEDSRKKADSMLLTKKPKNWIAGSIIVLVRLIFIGWLIYLIYTFF
- a CDS encoding efflux RND transporter permease subunit; amino-acid sequence: MKRLIELTMQRATLMVICIVLILAWGGISAYQMQRDYLPNINNTTLLISLRAPGMQAEQIKQDLTTPIVDAVRACDGIQDIETNSYDGGLLVSLYYPMNFDMAKAESQVKQALQSADLPDGVNPPVVTRVSTSSFPILTYSLTTNTTKIDDLSFRSTIANDIARELKTVPGVADVRLTGAANNGYVITLRMKDLAKNGVTIDDVTKSLTAANVLWSAGKISNVKVTIPINIEGLSLLNNIPIKNKDGKSVPLSAVADISKSLTDVKTVSRTNGKTSIILDVIKTPSANITDVADRVKERLQHDLLIASHQIHADLLLDREHELNAALWGLVREGLLGCLFSMLCVLFFFRNVRSTFIIAVSLPVSLLATTALLKSMGYTLNILTVSGLIVAMGRIVDDSIVILDNIYRRMQEAKGESRLHTIAHAVYEMIPAIFASTATTIAVYVPIAMVGGIVSASFSGFAWSVVIALIVSFFVAMLIIPTFSYMNWRKVVTETVTLENAMKPLLNFAFAHKKLTIFISLVVFAAAVLYSAFLPVNFLPSGKTGEVSIKLELPKGSTLAQVDAEVKKVENVLRANKDVASYSSNFGSNFTPQSDDVFDEGGGYIQQPNVANLSVTLKNKNHLDTFVSQLQKTMPSLSKQVNYTVTSQNISGDDSQLKVILTGADQATLDQATQKVRQKLATVKGLSVDGKIDMSGGTPKYTVTLNPTKIQQAGVDLGEVESLLAKYTSQVKDFDVMQGGKTIPVDIYLDQLSDQSHHVDSTSFEVPAEVMSMLAKETLTGKNGQSYRFDQLATISPNHAPSSIQERDGEPFATVTAQITANDIGKVSDEAEQVIHSLSLPKGVTYSFGGITQQVKQMIVDMAMALTFSVLLVLLIISAVFKGWKAPLAVLLSIPLALSGVVLFLILFGGEWNLAALIGVLMLTGIVVTNGIVMIDKIERNRMNGMELREAIIAGSLSRVRPILMTAGTTILTLIPLALSHDTDTVISQTLGVVVIGGMITSTLNSFMLIPIIYESLQGKKAKYMNTTEAI